The Cucurbita pepo subsp. pepo cultivar mu-cu-16 chromosome LG08, ASM280686v2, whole genome shotgun sequence genome contains a region encoding:
- the LOC111801166 gene encoding probable glutathione S-transferase — protein MVLKKGAEQKKRRRGRKMEEEEGEVKLFRTWSSPFALRIVWALKLKGIEYDTVYEDLANKSSSLLEYNPIHKKVPVLVHGGKPIAESLVILEYIDEIWNQNPLLPQDPYQRALARFWAKFGDEKVWESMKKVFMSEGKLKEEGIEEAKENLKHLEEELKAGGKRFFGGEVIGFVDIALGWLANLPSVLEEVIGLTLITQQTFPLLSKWTHEFANAPIINQHWPPKQQLVTKFKAMYQIFMNKQA, from the exons ATGGTGCTTAAAAAGGGGGCAGAGCAGAAGAAGcggagaagaggaagaaagatggaagaagaagaaggagaagtgAAGCTGTTCAGAACGTGGTCGAGTCCATTCGCTCTGAGAATAGTATGGGCGTTGAAGTTGAAAGGAATAGAATACGACACCGTTTATGAAGATCTGGCCAACAAGAGTTCGTCGCTTTTGGAGTACAATCCGATCCACAAGAAGGTTCCGGTGCTCGTCCATGGCGGAAAGCCGATCGCCGAATCGCTCGTCATCCTTGAATACATCGACGAAATATGGAACCAAAATCCATTGCTGCCTCAGGATCCTTACCAGAGAGCCCTTGCTCGCTTTTGGGCCAAATTTGGGGACGAGAAG GTTTGGGAATCAATGAAGAAAGTGTTTATGAGCGAAGGGAAGTTGAAAGAGGAAGGGATAGAAGAAGCGAAGGAGAATTTGAAGCATTTGGAAGAAGAGTTAAAGGCGGGGGGGAAGAGGTTCTTTGGCGGGGAAGTGATAGGGTTCGTGGATATTGCGCTTGGGTGGCTTGCAAACTTACCAAGCGTGTTGGAGGAAGTGATTGGACTTACCCTCATAACTCAACAAACCTTCCCCCTCTTGTCTAAATGGACTCACGAATTTGCTAATGCCCCAATCATCAATCAACATTGGCCTCCTAAGCAACAACTTGTCACCAAGTTCAAAGCAATGTATCAAATCTTTATGAACAAACAAGCATGA